A stretch of the Amia ocellicauda isolate fAmiCal2 chromosome 10, fAmiCal2.hap1, whole genome shotgun sequence genome encodes the following:
- the LOC136760371 gene encoding cation channel sperm-associated auxiliary subunit TMEM249-like produces the protein MLIGFLRSWKNELFRPEHTLNEKLRESRFHPFILQEPNVFVLEYRQNIWKAVILLIASIIGNLLHVTGNYKDFQGLTALFVFTLCLALWFMPVATVKRRVVIDHNLGVYKFYVHKQLRHQCPLNDIWIQMVAKKSEDSCVFYKLTLRGIHIDCQQLSGISECYEVMEILGKRMASRLNINYFDYRDVSARHLINQWPRHQNVDEEVSPV, from the exons ATGCTGATTGGTTTTCTCAGAAGCTGGAAGAATGAGCTCTTCAGGCCAGAGCACACTCTGAATGAGAAACTGAGAGAGAGCAGATTTCACCCTTTCATTCTGCAGGAGCCGAATG TTTTTGTTCTAGAATACCGGCAGAACATCTGGAAGGCTGTAATACTGCTGATCGCCAGTATCATTGGCAATCTACTGCATGTCACTGGAAACTACAAG GATTTCCAGGGGTTAACAGCTTTGTTTGTGTTCACCCTGTGTCTGGCCCTGTGGTTCATGCCTGTAGCCACCGTCAAGCGCAGGGTGGTAATAGACCACAATCTGGGCGTTTACAAATTCTATGTGCACAAGCAGCTCCGACACCAGTGTCCTCTCAACGATATCTGGATCCAAATGGTGGCTAAGAAAAGCG AGGACAGCTGTGTTTTCTACAAACTCACCCTGCGTGGAATCCACATAGACTGTCAACAGCTGAGTGGCATTTCTGAATGCTATGAg GTGATGGAAATCCTGGGAAAGAGAATGGCTTCCAGGCTGAACATTAATTACTTTGATTATCGGGATGTTTCGGCAAGGCACCTGATCAATCAGTGGCCCAGGCATCAGAACGTGGATGAAGAGGTGTCACCTGTATGA